The Acidobacteriota bacterium genome has a window encoding:
- a CDS encoding iron-containing alcohol dehydrogenase, giving the protein MGREIGFQMATSNIRFGPGVTREVGMDLRDMKLGRVLVVIDPGLRDLPPVTVALQAMEDEGIAFSVFDRVRVEPTDRSIQEAIAAARGDRYDGFVAIGGGSTIDTAKAANLYSTFPADFLDYVNAPIGKGLPVPGSLKPLVAIPTTAGTGSETTGVAIFDLSGMRAKTGIAHRRLKPTLGLLDPENTRSMPSEVGASTGLDVLSHALESYTAIPYAQRPYPDRPVLRPAYQGSNPISDVWSLEALRIVSEYLPRAAEDPGDGEARAQMLLAASYAGVGFGNAGVHLPHGMSYPVSGLVRDYRAPGYSVDHPMVPHGISVILNAPAVFRFTAPACPERHLNAAAILGADTNGKALDDAGKILSDRIVAFMQRLKLPNGLSGLGYTSRDIPSLVEGTLPQHRVTKLSPRPASAEDLTRIFEEALTAW; this is encoded by the coding sequence ATGGGCCGTGAGATCGGTTTTCAGATGGCCACCTCCAACATCCGCTTCGGTCCCGGGGTGACCCGGGAAGTGGGGATGGATCTGAGGGACATGAAGCTTGGCCGGGTGCTGGTGGTCATCGACCCGGGTCTGAGGGATCTGCCGCCGGTTACGGTGGCGCTGCAGGCGATGGAGGACGAGGGCATCGCCTTTTCAGTGTTCGACCGGGTCCGGGTGGAACCCACCGATCGATCCATCCAGGAGGCCATCGCCGCGGCCCGGGGCGATCGCTACGACGGTTTCGTTGCCATCGGCGGAGGATCGACCATTGACACGGCCAAGGCGGCCAATCTCTACTCCACCTTCCCGGCGGACTTCCTCGACTACGTGAACGCACCCATCGGCAAGGGGCTTCCGGTGCCGGGGAGCCTCAAGCCCCTGGTGGCCATTCCCACCACCGCCGGCACCGGCAGCGAGACCACCGGGGTGGCCATCTTCGACTTGAGCGGCATGCGGGCCAAGACCGGCATCGCCCACCGCAGGCTCAAGCCGACCCTGGGCCTGCTGGACCCGGAAAACACCCGCAGCATGCCCTCCGAAGTGGGGGCCTCGACCGGTCTGGACGTGCTCAGCCACGCCCTGGAATCCTACACCGCCATTCCATATGCCCAGCGGCCCTATCCCGACCGCCCGGTCTTGAGGCCGGCCTACCAGGGATCCAATCCCATCAGCGACGTCTGGTCGCTGGAAGCCCTGAGGATCGTGTCCGAATACCTGCCGCGGGCGGCGGAAGACCCCGGCGACGGCGAAGCGCGGGCCCAGATGCTGCTGGCCGCTTCCTACGCGGGCGTGGGATTCGGCAATGCCGGCGTCCACCTGCCCCACGGCATGTCCTATCCGGTATCGGGGCTGGTCCGGGACTATCGCGCCCCCGGGTATTCGGTGGACCACCCCATGGTGCCTCATGGGATCTCGGTGATTCTCAACGCTCCGGCCGTATTTCGTTTCACCGCGCCGGCCTGCCCCGAAAGGCACCTGAATGCCGCCGCCATTCTGGGCGCCGACACCAACGGCAAGGCTTTGGATGACGCCGGCAAGATCCTGTCCGATCGCATTGTCGCTTTCATGCAGCGGCTGAAGCTGCCCAACGGCTTGAGCGGCCTCGGCTACACCTCCCGGGACATCCCCAGCCTGGTGGAAGGCACTCTCCCCCAACACCGCGTCACCAAGCTCTCCCCCCGACCCGCCTCCGCAGAGGACCTGACCCGTATCTTCGAAGAGGCGCTGACGGCCTGGTAG